The proteins below are encoded in one region of Peribacillus muralis:
- a CDS encoding (2,3-dihydroxybenzoyl)adenylate synthase → MLTGCSSWPEDYAELYKREGCWEGETFGEMLRDRAEKQGDLIAITSGDRNMSYAELDNRADRLAAGFQELGIKQMDRVVVQLPNVIEFFEVCFALFRLGALPVFALPSHRSSEINYFCEFAEAVAYIIPDKNAGFDHRTLARGAKEKNEKLNVIVTGDAAEFVDLADLYIDPKKIEAKVASSDIAFLQLSGGSTGLSKLIPRTHDDYMYSLKVSAEICQMNKDSVYLAVLPVAHNFPMSSPGTLGTLYAGGRVVLSPGPSPDEAFPLIEKQGVTITALVPPLALRWLDAISTRDHDLSSLQVLQVGGAKFSAEAARRVYPAFGCKLQQVFGMAEGLVNYTRLDDPEEIIVNTQGRPMSEYDEVRIVDEEDRDVAQGEVGHLLTRGPYTIRGYYKAEEHNAKAFTIDGFYRTGDLVSMTASGYIVVEGRDKDQINRGGEKIAAEEVENHLLAHEAVHDVAIVSMSDDYLGERSCAFVIPRQKAPSAKELKLFLKERGLAAFKIPDRIEFTESFPKTPLGKVSKKALRQIISDKLNDQLTLK, encoded by the coding sequence ATGTTAACAGGGTGTTCTTCGTGGCCTGAGGATTATGCGGAATTATATAAAAGGGAGGGGTGTTGGGAAGGGGAAACCTTCGGGGAAATGTTGCGTGATCGTGCCGAGAAACAAGGCGACTTGATCGCCATTACCAGCGGAGACAGAAACATGAGCTATGCGGAATTGGATAATCGAGCCGATCGCTTGGCTGCAGGTTTTCAGGAACTGGGAATCAAACAAATGGACAGGGTAGTCGTCCAGCTCCCCAACGTAATCGAGTTCTTTGAGGTTTGCTTTGCATTATTCAGATTAGGTGCATTGCCCGTGTTTGCCCTTCCATCACATCGAAGCAGTGAAATTAACTATTTTTGCGAATTCGCTGAGGCGGTTGCCTACATCATCCCTGATAAGAATGCTGGTTTCGACCATCGTACGCTTGCTAGAGGTGCAAAAGAAAAGAATGAAAAATTAAACGTCATTGTCACAGGTGATGCTGCAGAATTCGTGGATTTGGCTGATTTATATATCGATCCAAAAAAAATCGAAGCAAAAGTGGCTTCAAGTGACATTGCCTTCCTTCAACTATCCGGGGGAAGTACAGGGCTCTCCAAACTGATTCCAAGAACACATGATGATTATATGTACAGTTTGAAGGTTAGCGCCGAGATTTGCCAGATGAACAAGGATAGTGTTTATCTCGCCGTGCTTCCGGTTGCCCATAACTTTCCAATGAGCTCGCCAGGTACCCTTGGCACCCTCTATGCAGGTGGCAGGGTGGTGCTTTCACCGGGCCCGAGTCCTGACGAAGCTTTCCCGCTTATTGAAAAACAAGGCGTGACGATTACGGCTCTTGTGCCGCCCCTTGCTTTGAGATGGCTTGATGCAATATCCACCCGTGACCATGATTTATCAAGCCTTCAAGTGCTGCAGGTGGGCGGGGCCAAGTTCAGTGCGGAAGCCGCCCGTCGGGTATATCCTGCTTTTGGGTGTAAATTGCAACAAGTATTTGGCATGGCAGAAGGACTGGTTAACTATACAAGATTAGACGATCCTGAAGAAATCATTGTCAATACTCAAGGCAGACCGATGTCGGAATATGATGAAGTGCGCATTGTCGATGAGGAAGACAGAGATGTTGCTCAGGGCGAGGTGGGTCATTTGCTAACGAGGGGCCCTTACACCATCCGTGGCTATTACAAAGCGGAAGAGCATAATGCGAAAGCATTCACGATAGATGGATTTTACCGAACAGGTGACTTGGTAAGTATGACCGCGTCAGGCTATATCGTTGTAGAAGGACGGGATAAGGACCAAATCAATCGGGGCGGTGAAAAGATTGCCGCGGAGGAAGTGGAAAACCATCTCCTGGCACATGAAGCTGTACATGATGTGGCCATCGTTTCCATGTCCGACGATTATTTAGGCGAAAGATCCTGCGCCTTTGTGATACCGCGCCAGAAGGCACCGTCCGCAAAGGAGCTTAAATTATTCCTGAAGGAGCGGGGGCTTGCCGCCTTTAAGATTCCTGACCGGATTGAGTTCACCGAATCCTTTCCAAAGACGCCGTTAGGAAAAGTGAGTAAAAAAGCCTTGCGGCAAATCATATCAGATAAACTGAACGATCAACTTACACTGAAGTAA
- a CDS encoding isochorismatase translates to MAIPAITPYAMPVESELPNNKVSWKADSSRAVLLVHDMQQYFLDYYTVTESPITELISHIQAIKSRCVDLGIPVVYTAQPGNQNPEDRALLTDFWGPGLDDDINQTKVVDEVAPSEEDIVLTKWRYSAFKRTNLLEMMREQGRDQLIICGVYAHIGCLLTASEAFMQDIEPFLITDAVADFSLEEHKMAIKYAAERCAVITTTSRLLEQLNSDEQAASGTVQEKDVHGLTLDGLRVAIADLLGESPSDIGDNEDLVDIGMDSIRMMSLVEILRGKGAEINFMQMAEKPTLAAWWELLSSQKVLA, encoded by the coding sequence ATGGCTATTCCTGCTATCACACCATACGCAATGCCTGTAGAATCCGAGTTACCAAATAATAAAGTTTCGTGGAAAGCAGATTCATCGCGTGCAGTGCTTCTCGTTCATGACATGCAACAATATTTCCTCGATTACTATACAGTAACCGAATCACCGATAACGGAGCTGATATCACATATACAGGCAATAAAAAGCCGTTGTGTGGACCTGGGCATCCCTGTTGTCTATACAGCTCAACCTGGCAATCAAAACCCTGAGGACCGTGCACTGCTTACTGACTTTTGGGGCCCGGGACTTGATGACGATATCAATCAAACTAAAGTCGTTGACGAGGTTGCTCCAAGCGAGGAAGACATTGTCCTTACCAAATGGCGTTATAGTGCATTCAAACGGACGAATCTCCTTGAAATGATGAGGGAGCAAGGGCGCGATCAACTTATCATTTGTGGGGTCTATGCACATATCGGCTGTCTTCTGACAGCAAGTGAGGCCTTCATGCAAGATATTGAACCATTCCTTATAACGGATGCAGTAGCGGACTTTTCATTAGAGGAGCATAAAATGGCGATTAAGTATGCAGCTGAACGTTGTGCCGTCATAACAACGACATCACGGTTGCTCGAACAGTTGAATAGCGATGAACAAGCAGCAAGCGGGACCGTACAAGAAAAAGATGTTCATGGTTTGACGTTGGATGGCTTGAGGGTGGCAATAGCTGATCTTCTTGGTGAATCCCCATCGGATATAGGTGACAACGAGGATCTAGTGGATATAGGAATGGATTCGATTAGAATGATGAGCCTTGTTGAAATCCTAAGGGGAAAAGGGGCGGAAATCAATTTCATGCAGATGGCTGAAAAACCTACACTCGCCGCGTGGTGGGAATTATTATCTTCCCAAAAAGTGTTAGCTTGA
- a CDS encoding amino acid adenylation domain-containing protein — MLNIQDQDVRWKLTGAQSGIWFAQQLEPDNPIYNTGEYIEIAGQIDILHFEQALTQAVKEAEFLHVRFGEDYDGPFQMSGESLDFPFTFMDLSEEENSKDKAIQWMKEDLAHPIDLKNDPLFNQVLFKVDSDSFFWYQRIHHIVMDAFGFSLISQRVAKLYTALQKGVNVNEAAFSPLHTLLEEDKAYRNSEKFESDRQFWLERFADQPEVMSLADRAPRTSKGFLSKTGYLSSSATQALKANAHKYSGSWHEVVIAVTAVYVNRLTGSEDVILSLPMMGRLGSSSLNIPSMVMNLLPLRLSVQSEMSFKELVQQVSKEVRTIRRHQNYRHEELRRDLKLLGDNQRLFGPQINVMPFDYGLDFSGSKAITHKLATGPVDDLSINIYDKSDGKGLRIDIDANPEVYSTEDLGAHHARFIRFLEKVAIAEEDRSIGEVELLLPEEHQQVLLEWNQTETELPTGLLPGLFEEQVRKTPDWTAVIDENTVLTYKDLNRRVNQLSHLLLERGMGPEKFVAIALTRSVDMVISMLAVLKTGAAYLPIDPDYPSDRIEFMLEDARPAAIVTSKGISLKLTDAKGAERILLDEEETILALAKQPDVNVEDEKRKGMMSPLNPAYMIYTSGSTGKPKGIVIQSQSLINFLYSMQSEFSLDHRDRLLAVTTIAFDISGLEIFLPLLNGASCVIAAKETIQDPKTLSEMIVQHEISIMQATPTLWHSLVANYPDVIKNFRVLVGGEALSISLTNDLHELGCEVTNLYGPTETTIWSSAITLDPEQSGMPSIGKPLWNTQVFVLDAALKPVPKGTVGELYIAGIGLARGYLGRPNLTAERFVANPYGPKGSRMYRTGDLVRWRGDGTLDYISRADHQIKIRGFRIELGEIEARLTRHPDVEQAAVIVREDQPGDKRIVAYIVPSLGVTADVVEIREFAGHVLPEYMVPSAIVELEELPLTPNGKLNRKELPAPDLSALVSERAPRTPQEEIVSDLFAEVLGLSRVGIDDSFFNLGGHSLLASTLMARIRDTFGVEIGIGKLFETPTVSGLVKQLSNGRSARLPVKKASRPKQVPLSFAQRRLWFLHSLEGPSPTYNIPLVVELSGEIDTGALEAALNDVVERHESLRTLFPVTSGTAHQYVLDPSEAQVELLVSHINEAELEAEIATATRYSFNLAKEPAICAQLFTMAADKHVLVLLLHHIAGDGWSLTPLTRDLTAAYAARINGAEPNLPPLPVQYADYALWQENLLGSESDEASLANEQIEYWKEVLANLPDQLELSTDFPRPLESSYRGDTIDFSIDPDMHRRLLDLARENGVSLFMVLQSGLTALLTRLGAGNDIPIGSPIAGRSDDALSDLVGMFINTLVLRTDTSGDPTFRELLDRVRRVNLHAYEHQDLPFERLVEVLNPVRSRSRHPLFQIMLALQNTPDPKLELPGVQSNLKLYSVGASKFDLTLEFREVHAENGSPDGISGFLEYSTDLFKRDTAEMLIYRLLKLLDGALSEPDQHIGHLDILAPEERQKILVDWNGRSDEIEQASIPSMLEQQVRKYPHHIALVYGETFLTYEEVNKKANKLAHLLIAKGVGPEQFVALAMPRSLEMVVGLLAVLKAGAAYLPLDPEYPADRLSFMLSDAQPACVLTDSSVASKLPEMTGIRQIILDEASTLEELEHHSPLNPTDVDRIRPLSPLNSAYIIYTSGSTGVPKGVVVPHQNVIRLFGSTQHWYDFDSKDVWTMFHSYAFDFSVWEIWGALLHGGKLVVVPHSISRSPMEFLQLLVKEGVTVLNQTPSAFYQLMQADREMPEIGQQLALRYVIYGGEALELSRLEDWYSRHPENAPYLINMYGITETTVHVSYLELNRDITSIKANSLIGRAIPDLGVYVLDAVLQPVPPGVVGELYVSGPGLARGYLGRPGLTADRFVANPFSSSGDRMYRTGDLARWREDGSLDYMGRADHQIKIRGFRIELGEIEATVAQHSDIEQVAVVVREDNPGDKRLVAYVVPAANVTLDPAHVRRYVAEGLPDYMVPSAFVEMEELPLTPNGKLDRKALPAPEFGAVQSGRGPRTPQEEILCDLFMEVLDLPQVGIDDGFFDLGGHSLLAVHLMSKIREALGVELSIGNLFEAPTVAGLAERLEMGTSQSALDVLLPLRKNGKELPLFCVHPAGGLSWCYAGLMTALGPDYPIYGLQARGIAQKEPFPKTLIEMAADYIEQLRTIQPKGPYHLLGWSLGGNVVHAMATQLQNEGEDVRLVAILDAYPSHFLPINEAPDDEEALIALLALGGYDPDTLGDQPLDNASAIEILRRDGSALASLEEETILNLKETYVNSVRIMSEYKPKTFKGDVLFFRSTIIPDWFDPIHPETWSPFIHGEIEQHNIDCRHKDMCQPGPLAEIGQVIAHKLSNLNKSAKINVGGDN; from the coding sequence GTGCTTAATATTCAGGATCAAGATGTGCGCTGGAAGTTGACCGGCGCACAATCCGGTATCTGGTTCGCTCAGCAGCTGGAGCCGGACAACCCGATATATAACACAGGGGAATACATAGAAATAGCTGGACAGATCGATATCTTGCATTTTGAACAGGCACTGACGCAGGCGGTCAAGGAGGCCGAGTTTTTACATGTCCGTTTTGGCGAGGATTATGATGGACCGTTTCAAATGAGCGGCGAATCGCTTGATTTTCCTTTTACTTTCATGGACTTAAGCGAAGAGGAAAACTCCAAGGACAAGGCCATTCAATGGATGAAAGAAGATTTGGCCCATCCGATAGACTTGAAAAATGACCCGCTCTTCAATCAAGTTTTATTCAAGGTCGATTCGGACAGCTTTTTCTGGTATCAACGCATTCACCATATTGTTATGGATGCATTTGGATTTTCCCTTATCTCACAACGCGTAGCCAAATTATATACGGCACTTCAAAAAGGGGTAAATGTGAACGAAGCTGCTTTTTCCCCTTTACATACACTGCTTGAGGAAGATAAGGCATATAGGAATTCCGAAAAGTTCGAAAGTGATCGCCAGTTTTGGCTAGAACGTTTTGCCGATCAGCCGGAGGTCATGAGCCTAGCTGATCGAGCGCCAAGGACCTCAAAAGGCTTTCTTAGTAAAACGGGTTATTTATCATCTTCCGCTACACAAGCGTTAAAAGCGAATGCTCATAAATATTCGGGAAGCTGGCATGAAGTGGTGATTGCAGTGACGGCCGTTTATGTGAACCGTTTGACAGGCTCGGAGGACGTCATCCTCAGCTTACCGATGATGGGACGGTTAGGGTCATCCTCATTGAACATCCCTAGTATGGTCATGAATCTGTTGCCGCTGCGGTTATCTGTACAGTCTGAGATGAGCTTTAAAGAATTGGTGCAGCAGGTTTCCAAGGAAGTCCGCACCATCCGCCGCCATCAAAACTATCGCCATGAAGAATTGCGCCGTGACCTTAAATTGCTGGGTGATAACCAGCGTTTATTCGGACCGCAGATAAATGTCATGCCTTTTGACTATGGACTTGATTTTTCAGGAAGCAAGGCGATCACACATAAGCTTGCCACCGGTCCCGTCGATGATTTGTCGATTAACATCTATGACAAGTCTGATGGAAAAGGGCTGAGGATCGATATAGATGCGAACCCGGAAGTATATAGCACTGAAGATTTAGGTGCTCATCATGCACGTTTTATCCGTTTTCTTGAAAAGGTTGCGATTGCAGAGGAAGATCGATCGATCGGGGAAGTTGAACTCCTATTGCCTGAGGAGCACCAGCAGGTCCTGCTTGAATGGAATCAAACGGAAACGGAGCTCCCAACTGGACTTTTACCTGGATTATTCGAGGAACAAGTGCGAAAAACCCCAGATTGGACAGCTGTAATCGATGAAAATACGGTTCTTACATATAAGGATTTAAACAGGCGGGTCAATCAACTCTCACACCTCCTTTTGGAAAGGGGTATGGGACCTGAGAAATTCGTGGCCATCGCTTTGACGCGTTCGGTGGATATGGTCATTTCCATGTTGGCTGTGTTAAAAACCGGAGCGGCTTATTTACCTATCGACCCGGATTATCCATCAGATCGAATCGAATTCATGCTTGAGGATGCCAGGCCTGCAGCAATCGTAACGAGTAAAGGGATTTCCTTGAAACTAACGGATGCCAAAGGAGCGGAGCGCATCTTATTGGATGAGGAAGAGACCATTCTTGCGCTAGCGAAACAGCCGGATGTAAATGTGGAAGATGAAAAAAGGAAGGGAATGATGTCCCCGCTTAACCCGGCTTATATGATTTATACTTCGGGTTCTACAGGGAAGCCAAAAGGTATCGTGATTCAATCGCAAAGTCTTATTAATTTCCTTTATTCAATGCAGAGCGAATTTTCTTTGGATCATCGCGATCGTCTCCTGGCTGTTACAACCATTGCTTTTGATATATCCGGTTTGGAAATCTTCCTGCCACTTTTGAATGGGGCAAGCTGTGTCATTGCCGCTAAGGAAACGATTCAAGATCCCAAAACCTTGTCCGAGATGATCGTTCAGCATGAAATAAGCATCATGCAAGCCACACCAACGCTTTGGCATTCACTTGTAGCGAATTATCCTGATGTGATAAAGAATTTCCGGGTGTTAGTTGGTGGAGAGGCACTTTCAATCAGCCTGACAAACGATTTACATGAATTAGGATGTGAAGTGACGAATCTGTACGGACCGACGGAAACGACGATATGGTCTTCAGCCATTACCCTTGATCCTGAACAGAGCGGTATGCCCTCGATCGGCAAGCCACTTTGGAATACACAGGTATTTGTGCTGGATGCAGCTTTGAAACCCGTTCCTAAAGGGACTGTAGGGGAATTATATATTGCGGGTATAGGGCTTGCGCGAGGATATTTAGGCCGCCCGAACTTAACTGCTGAGCGGTTTGTCGCTAATCCATATGGTCCAAAGGGCAGCCGCATGTATCGTACCGGCGATCTTGTTCGTTGGCGCGGTGATGGCACACTGGATTATATCAGCCGTGCCGATCATCAAATCAAAATAAGAGGGTTCCGCATTGAACTTGGGGAAATCGAAGCCAGGCTTACCCGACATCCTGACGTCGAGCAGGCTGCAGTCATCGTACGCGAAGATCAGCCGGGGGATAAACGGATCGTTGCCTATATCGTTCCTTCTTTGGGCGTGACGGCCGATGTTGTGGAAATTCGGGAATTTGCAGGCCATGTCTTGCCGGAATACATGGTCCCATCCGCTATCGTTGAACTAGAGGAGCTGCCATTGACTCCAAATGGAAAGCTTAACAGGAAGGAATTGCCTGCGCCTGATCTTTCTGCACTTGTTTCCGAACGTGCTCCAAGAACACCGCAGGAGGAAATCGTCAGCGATCTTTTCGCCGAGGTTCTGGGCCTTTCGCGGGTCGGTATCGATGATAGCTTCTTTAATTTAGGCGGTCACTCCCTTCTTGCCTCGACTTTGATGGCGAGAATAAGAGATACATTCGGAGTTGAAATAGGCATTGGCAAATTGTTTGAGACACCGACCGTTTCCGGTCTTGTCAAACAGCTTTCCAACGGGAGAAGTGCACGGCTGCCTGTTAAAAAGGCATCAAGGCCAAAACAGGTACCCCTTTCCTTTGCACAGAGGCGATTATGGTTCCTTCATAGTCTGGAAGGTCCTAGCCCGACGTATAACATTCCGCTCGTGGTTGAATTGTCCGGTGAAATTGATACCGGGGCACTCGAAGCCGCGCTCAATGATGTAGTCGAGCGCCATGAATCTTTGCGTACGCTCTTTCCCGTTACCTCGGGTACAGCGCATCAATATGTGCTAGACCCTTCCGAGGCGCAGGTGGAATTATTGGTATCGCATATTAACGAGGCAGAGCTTGAAGCGGAAATCGCTACCGCTACGAGATATAGTTTCAATCTTGCAAAAGAACCAGCCATTTGTGCCCAGCTTTTCACAATGGCCGCTGACAAGCATGTATTGGTTTTATTATTACATCATATTGCAGGAGATGGATGGTCGCTAACACCGCTTACTCGCGATTTGACCGCAGCTTATGCGGCGCGAATTAATGGTGCCGAACCGAACCTGCCGCCGCTGCCTGTACAGTATGCCGATTATGCACTCTGGCAGGAGAACCTTTTAGGAAGCGAAAGTGATGAAGCCAGTTTAGCCAATGAACAAATCGAATATTGGAAAGAGGTATTAGCCAACCTGCCGGATCAATTGGAATTGTCTACCGATTTTCCACGGCCACTGGAATCCAGCTACCGAGGGGATACGATTGATTTTTCGATAGATCCCGACATGCATCGGCGGTTATTGGATTTGGCTCGTGAAAATGGCGTCAGCTTATTCATGGTATTGCAATCCGGTCTGACTGCACTTCTCACTCGCCTTGGCGCCGGTAATGATATACCGATCGGAAGTCCGATAGCGGGTCGCAGTGATGATGCTTTAAGCGACTTGGTAGGGATGTTCATCAACACCTTGGTGTTACGTACGGATACTTCAGGTGATCCTACATTCCGGGAGCTTCTTGATAGGGTGCGGAGGGTCAATTTACATGCTTATGAGCATCAGGACCTGCCGTTTGAGCGACTGGTGGAAGTGCTGAATCCAGTCCGTTCACGTTCTAGGCATCCGTTATTCCAGATCATGCTTGCCCTGCAGAATACACCAGATCCTAAATTGGAGCTTCCAGGAGTTCAATCCAATCTGAAGTTATACAGCGTAGGTGCTTCAAAATTCGATTTGACGCTGGAATTCCGTGAAGTGCATGCTGAAAATGGCAGTCCGGATGGAATCAGCGGATTCCTTGAATATAGTACAGATCTCTTTAAACGTGATACTGCCGAAATGCTGATATATCGATTATTAAAGTTATTGGACGGCGCCCTTTCGGAACCCGATCAGCATATAGGGCATTTGGATATACTGGCTCCTGAAGAACGTCAAAAAATCCTTGTCGACTGGAATGGAAGGTCCGACGAGATAGAGCAAGCAAGTATACCTTCTATGCTTGAGCAACAGGTGAGAAAGTATCCGCACCATATTGCTTTGGTATATGGAGAGACTTTCTTGACATATGAAGAGGTAAACAAAAAGGCGAACAAGCTTGCCCACCTGCTCATTGCAAAAGGGGTAGGACCGGAGCAATTCGTCGCATTGGCCATGCCTAGATCATTGGAAATGGTTGTAGGATTGCTGGCCGTACTCAAGGCAGGAGCCGCCTATTTACCTTTGGACCCGGAATATCCAGCAGATCGGTTATCGTTCATGCTCTCTGATGCGCAGCCTGCATGTGTTCTGACGGATTCGAGTGTAGCTTCGAAGCTACCTGAGATGACTGGTATCAGGCAAATCATCCTGGATGAAGCGAGTACCCTTGAAGAATTGGAGCATCATTCGCCACTCAATCCAACGGATGTTGATCGCATCCGGCCGTTATCGCCGCTAAATTCAGCGTATATTATCTATACTTCCGGTTCAACCGGTGTACCAAAAGGGGTTGTCGTTCCGCACCAGAATGTAATCAGACTTTTTGGGTCGACGCAGCATTGGTACGATTTCGATTCCAAAGATGTGTGGACGATGTTCCACTCCTATGCATTTGACTTTTCGGTCTGGGAAATTTGGGGAGCGTTACTTCACGGAGGCAAGCTTGTTGTCGTTCCGCACTCGATCAGCCGATCACCAATGGAATTTTTACAGCTATTGGTTAAAGAAGGAGTAACGGTACTGAATCAGACTCCATCGGCATTTTATCAATTGATGCAGGCTGATCGGGAAATGCCTGAAATCGGGCAGCAACTTGCTTTACGCTACGTGATTTATGGCGGAGAGGCACTTGAACTAAGCCGTTTGGAGGATTGGTATAGCCGTCATCCGGAAAATGCACCATATCTCATCAATATGTATGGAATAACCGAAACGACCGTCCATGTGAGCTATCTAGAGCTTAATCGTGATATTACATCCATAAAAGCCAATAGCCTCATTGGCCGTGCGATACCCGATCTTGGGGTGTATGTGCTGGATGCCGTCTTACAGCCGGTTCCGCCAGGGGTAGTGGGGGAACTCTATGTTTCCGGACCTGGTCTTGCTCGTGGTTATTTAGGACGCCCTGGCTTGACGGCGGACCGTTTTGTTGCCAACCCATTCAGTTCATCAGGTGACAGGATGTACCGTACTGGAGATTTGGCTCGCTGGCGCGAGGATGGCTCATTGGATTATATGGGGCGTGCCGATCATCAAATCAAAATCCGCGGATTCCGGATTGAATTGGGTGAAATCGAGGCGACGGTTGCACAGCATTCGGATATTGAACAAGTTGCGGTCGTGGTTCGTGAAGATAACCCTGGTGATAAACGATTGGTCGCATATGTCGTACCGGCTGCAAATGTGACCCTCGATCCTGCACATGTACGCCGTTACGTTGCTGAAGGTTTGCCTGATTACATGGTCCCTTCCGCGTTCGTTGAAATGGAAGAACTGCCATTGACACCGAATGGTAAGTTGGACCGCAAGGCATTGCCTGCGCCGGAATTCGGTGCCGTCCAATCGGGGCGCGGGCCGAGAACGCCGCAGGAGGAGATTCTTTGCGATCTATTCATGGAGGTTCTCGATTTGCCTCAGGTCGGAATAGATGATGGATTCTTCGATCTTGGCGGTCACTCGCTGCTTGCTGTCCACTTGATGAGTAAAATCCGTGAAGCTCTTGGTGTCGAGCTTAGTATTGGTAACTTATTCGAAGCTCCGACTGTTGCGGGCCTAGCAGAACGATTGGAAATGGGTACAAGCCAAAGTGCATTGGACGTCCTGCTGCCGCTTAGGAAAAATGGGAAGGAACTTCCGTTGTTTTGTGTACATCCGGCAGGCGGTCTTAGCTGGTGCTATGCTGGATTGATGACTGCACTTGGACCTGATTATCCTATTTATGGGTTGCAAGCACGAGGCATAGCTCAGAAAGAACCATTCCCGAAAACGTTGATTGAAATGGCTGCCGACTATATTGAACAGTTACGGACGATCCAGCCAAAAGGGCCTTACCATCTATTGGGTTGGTCCCTGGGAGGCAATGTCGTTCATGCAATGGCAACCCAACTGCAAAATGAAGGAGAGGACGTCCGTCTTGTTGCAATCCTGGATGCATATCCAAGTCATTTCCTGCCTATAAATGAGGCACCGGATGATGAAGAAGCTTTAATCGCACTACTTGCATTGGGTGGATACGATCCTGATACGTTAGGGGACCAGCCATTGGATAATGCCAGTGCCATAGAAATCCTGCGTCGTGACGGAAGTGCATTGGCCAGTTTAGAAGAGGAAACGATCCTGAACCTGAAAGAGACTTATGTAAATTCGGTTCGGATCATGAGTGAGTATAAACCAAAAACCTTTAAAGGCGATGTGCTCTTCTTTAGGTCGACGATCATCCCGGACTGGTTTGATCCGATTCACCCAGAGACATGGAGCCCATTCATTCATGGGGAAATTGAACAGCATAATATCGATTGCCGCCATAAGGATATGTGTCAGCCAGGACCGCTTGCTGAAATCGGTCAAGTGATTGCACATAAACTTTCCAATCTGAACAAGTCAGCCAAGATTAATGTAGGAGGAGATAACTGA
- a CDS encoding MbtH family protein: MTNPFENENGIYNVLINEEGQHSLWPAFLVIPSGWSVIYREESRRACLEYISTNWTDLQPKSLKLVASSDGTK; encoded by the coding sequence ATGACCAACCCTTTCGAGAATGAAAATGGCATCTACAATGTATTGATAAATGAAGAAGGTCAGCATTCCCTATGGCCCGCTTTTCTGGTTATTCCATCCGGCTGGTCCGTCATATACCGAGAGGAGAGCCGCCGGGCTTGCTTGGAGTACATTAGTACGAACTGGACGGACTTGCAGCCAAAAAGCTTGAAGCTAGTTGCCAGCAGTGATGGAACAAAGTGA